Proteins encoded by one window of Sorex araneus isolate mSorAra2 chromosome 3, mSorAra2.pri, whole genome shotgun sequence:
- the AP4S1 gene encoding AP-4 complex subunit sigma-1 isoform X2 has product MIKFFLMVNKQGQTRLSKYYEHVEIRKRTLLETEVIKSCLSRSSEQCSFIEYKDFKLIYRQYAALFIVVGVNDTENEMAIYEFIHNFVEVLDEYFSRVSELDVSFFIMVSQGFHSLWQSTC; this is encoded by the exons ATGATCAAATTTTTTCTCATGGTGAATAAGCAAGGGCAGACCCGGCTCTCTAAGTACTATGAACATGTGGAGATTCGCAAGCGGACACTGCTGGAAACAGAAGTTATAAAGAGCTGCCTCTCTCGGTCCAGCGAGCAG TGTTCTTTCATCGAATATAAGGACTTTAAGCTGATTTATCGACAATATGCAGCTCTCTTCATTGTGGTTGGAGTTAATGACACTGAG aatgagATGGCAATTTATGAATTCATCCATAACTTTGTGGAAGTTTTAGATGAGTATTTCAGCCGAGTG agTGAATTAGATGTATCCTTTTTCATTATGGTGAGCCAGGGTTTCCACAGCCTTTGGCAAAGCACATGCTAA
- the AP4S1 gene encoding AP-4 complex subunit sigma-1 isoform X1, which produces MIKFFLMVNKQGQTRLSKYYEHVEIRKRTLLETEVIKSCLSRSSEQCSFIEYKDFKLIYRQYAALFIVVGVNDTENEMAIYEFIHNFVEVLDEYFSRVSELDIMFNLDKVHIILDEMVLNGCIVETNRARILAPLLILDKMSES; this is translated from the exons ATGATCAAATTTTTTCTCATGGTGAATAAGCAAGGGCAGACCCGGCTCTCTAAGTACTATGAACATGTGGAGATTCGCAAGCGGACACTGCTGGAAACAGAAGTTATAAAGAGCTGCCTCTCTCGGTCCAGCGAGCAG TGTTCTTTCATCGAATATAAGGACTTTAAGCTGATTTATCGACAATATGCAGCTCTCTTCATTGTGGTTGGAGTTAATGACACTGAG aatgagATGGCAATTTATGAATTCATCCATAACTTTGTGGAAGTTTTAGATGAGTATTTCAGCCGAGTG agTGAATTAGAT ATAATGTTTAATTTAGATAAAGTACATATCATTTTGGATGAGATGGTGTTAAATGGCTGCATTGTGGAAACTAATCGGGCAAGAATTCTTGCTCCTCTACTGATTCTTGATAAGATGTCAGAAAGTTGA